From a single Eleginops maclovinus isolate JMC-PN-2008 ecotype Puerto Natales chromosome 20, JC_Emac_rtc_rv5, whole genome shotgun sequence genomic region:
- the loxl2a gene encoding lysyl oxidase homolog 2A: MLRPVAIHCVLSTLLSLWALCNCQSDSSPAVIQLRLAGEKRKHYEGRLEVFYNGEWGTVCDDDFSISAANVACRELGFLDAQSWLPSAKYGKGEGRIWLDNVHCTGGEKSLAQCHSNGLGVSDCKHSEDVGVMCNQKRIPGFKFIRNQANSEEAFPVQVEDVRLRATYSQRKRIPITEGFLEVKDGGKWRQICNEDWTEKNSRVICGMYGFPGEKRFNARPYKLLAKRRKKNYWGSSVNCTGNEADLSECKMGREIVLKGNSTCEKGMPVVVSCVPGRAFAPSVSAGYRKAYRVEQPLVRLRGGALIGEGRVEVLKNGEWGTVCDDNWNIRAATVVCRELGFGSAKEALTGARLGQGIGSVHMNEVECSGFEKSLTECYFNREALGCSHEEDAAVRCNVPAMGFHNRLRLNGGRNPFEGRVEVLAEKNGSMVWGTVCSDSWGTMEAMVVCRQLGLGFASNAFQETWYWQGDTSADAVVMSGVRCSGTELTLDQCLHHGKHILCPKGGGRFSAGVSCTQMAPDLVLSAQAVEQTTYLEDRPMYALQCAHEEHCLSSSADTAESTSYRRLLRFSSQIHNNGQSDFRPRAAHHSWVWHECHRHYHSMEVFTHYDLLTLNGTKVAEGHKASFCLEDTHCDEGIQKRYECANFGAQGITVGCWDTYRHDIDCQWIDITDLKPGDYIFQVVINPNYEVAESDYTNNIMKCRSRYDGQRIWTYNCIIGGSRSSETEETFPGLHNNQLSRR; this comes from the exons ATGCTGCGTCCTGTTGCCATCCACTGTGTGTTGTCCACCTTACTGTCCCTGTGGGCACTGTGCAACTGCCAGTCAGACTCTAGCCCCGCTGTCATCCAGCTACGTTTAGCCGGGGAGAAGCGGAAACATTATGAGGGCCGGTTGGAGGTTTTCTACAATGGCGAGTGGGGAACGGTGTGTGATGATGACTTCTCAATATCTGCTGCAAACGTGGCGTGCAGAGAGCTCGGCTTCCTAGATGCGCAGTCCTGGTTGCCCTCGGCCAAATACGGAAAAGGAGAAG gcCGGATCTGGTTAGACAACGTGCACTGCACTGGTGGAGAGAAGAGCCTGGCTCAGTGTCACTCCAATGGCCTCGGTGTGTCAGACTGCAAACACTCGGAAGATGTCGGAGTGATGTGCAACCAGAAGCGCATTCCAGGCTTCAAGTTCATCCGGAACCAGGCCAACAGCGAGGAG GCTTTCCCGGTGCAGGTGGAGGATGTGAGGCTGAGGGCCACTTACTCTCAAAGGAAAAGGATTCCCATTACTGAGGGCTTCTTGGAGGTAAAAGACGGAGGCAAGTGGAGACAGATCTGCAATGAGGACTGGACGGAGAAAAACAGCAGGGTCATCTGTGGCATGTATGGCTTCCCCGGGGAGAAACGCTTCAATGCCCGACCCTACAA ATTGTTGGCCAAGCGTCGTAAGAAGAACTACTGGGGTTCATCTGTTAACTGCACCGGTAACGAGGCTGACCTGTCAGAATGTAAGATGGGCAGAGAGATAGTGCTGAAGGGAAACAGCACCTGTGAGAAAGGCATGCCTGTCGTGGTCAGCTGTGTGCCTGGACGCGCCTTCGCTCCCAGCGTCAGCGCCGGCTACAGGAAGGCCTACAGGGTGGAG CAACCTTTGGTGCGACTTAGAGGCGGAGCTCTGATTGGCGAGGGGCGAGTGGAGGTGTTGAAGAATGGGGAGTGGGGGACGGTGTGCGACGACAACTGGAACATCCGAGCTGCCACCGTGGTGTGTCGAGAGCTGGGCTTCGGTAGCGCCAAAGAGGCTCTGACTGGAGCCCGCCTGGGACAAG GGATCGGGTCGGTCCACATGAATGAGGTGGAATGTTCTGGGTTTGAGAAGTCACTGACTGAGTGCTACTTCAACCGTGAAGCTCTGGGGTGCAGCCATGAGGAAGACGCAGCAGTCAGGTGTAATGTTCCCGCCATGGGATTCCACAACAGA CTGAGGTTAAATGGCGGCCGTAATCCCTTCGAGGGCCGTGTGGAGGTCTTGGCAGAGAAGAACGGCTCCATGGTCTGGGGCACGGTGTGCAGCGACAGCTGGGGAACCATGGAGGCCATGGTGGTGTGCAGACAGCTGGGACTGGGCTTTGCCAGCAACGCTTTCCAG GAAACATGGTACTGGCAAGGAGACACCTCAGCTGATGCCGTCGTGATGAGTGGAGTGAGGTGTTCAGGAACTGAGCTAACTCTGGATCAGTGTCTGCATCACGGGAAACACATCCTCTGTCCCAAAGGAGGTGGACGCTTCTCTGCGGGGGTCTCCTGTACTCAGA TGGCCCCGGACCTTGTCCTCAGTGCCCAGGCTGTGGAGCAGACCACCTACCTGGAGGACAGACCCATGTACGCGCTACAGTGTGCCCACGAGGAACACTGTCTTTCCAGCAGTGCTGACACAGCCGAATCCACCTCGTACCGCCGCCTCCTCCGCTTCTCCTCCCAGATCCACAACAACGGTCAGTCAGACTTCAGACCGCGGGCGGCCCATCACTCCTGGGTCTGGCATGAGTGTCACAG ACATTACCACAGTATGGAGGTTTTCACCCACTATGATTTGTTGACTCTAAACGGCACTAAAGTGGCAGAAGGAcacaaagccagcttctgtctgGAGGACACGCACTGTGACGAGG GTATCCAGAAGAGGTACGAATGTGCAAACTTCGGGGCACAAGGCATCACAGTGGGCTGCTGGGATACCTACAGGCACGACATAGACTGTCAGTGGATTGACATCACAGACCTGAAGCCCGGCGACTACATCTTCCAG GTTGTGATAAACCCAAACTATGAGGTTGCAGAATCAGATTACACCAACAACATTATGAAGTGCCGCTCCCGGTACGATGGACAGCGGATATGGACATACAACTGTATTATAG GTGGCTCACGGAGttcagaaacagaggaaacgtTCCCCGGATTGCACAACAACCAGCTTTCCCGCAGGTAG
- the r3hcc1 gene encoding R3H and coiled-coil domain-containing protein 1, which yields MPRAARERISVRNSPDPPGEQGSPGPVSSSCSCSSSSSDSCFCPENTEKSSSSQQECPPCVEEGDINHFADCSANCPQEDEQQLVLTLHEAEAEVLEQTVSCFSDLSLEEDEKGSEDIDDVTEEIKAHLKDMVTVSIQHVQNDYSFYENVCISPDKLCHVIEIYDFPALFKTDDLLDAFTEYSDGGMKIEWVDNTHALGVFSSETAALHALSICHPMLKTRALTEASKKAKGKATRRAEFIQPVKERPRTDCAVARRMVTRALGLQARERVQRY from the exons ATGCCACGAGCTGCTCGGGAAAGGATCTCTGTACGAAACTCACCAGATCCCCCGGGAGAGCAAGGGTCGCCGGGTCCAGTCTCAAGTAGCTGTAGCTGCAGCAGCAGTTCTTCTGACTCTTGTTTCTGTCCcgaaaatacagaaaaatcaTCTTCATCCCAACAGGAGTGTCCCCCGTGTGTAGAAGAGGGGGATATTAACCACTTTGCTGACTGTTCAGCAAATTGTCCTCAGGAAGACGAACAACAGTTGGTGTTGACACTTCATGAAGCGGAGGCCGAAGTCTTGGAACAGACCGTGTCCTGCTTCAGTGACCTTAGTCtggaggaggatgagaaggGCAGTGAAGACATAGATGATGTGACGGAAGAG ATCAAGGCACATCTGAAAGACATGGTGACTGTTTCCATTCAGCATGTTCAAAACGACTACTCCTTTTATGAGAACGTTTGCATCAGCCCGGATAAACTTTGCCACGTGATCGAGATCTATGACTTCCCTGCTCTCTTCAAAACGGATGACCTCCTGGACGCTTTCACAGAATACAG TGACGGTGGGATGAAGATCGAGTGGGTGGACAATACACATGCCCTGGGGGTTTTCTCCAGTGAGACAGCAG CCCTTCATGCCCTCTCCATCTGCCATCCGATGCTAAAGACCAGAGCACTGACTGAAGCCAGTAAAAAAGCCAAAGGCAAGGCCACCAGGCGGGCAG AGTTTATCCAGCCAGTGAAGGAGCGTCCTCGGACAGACTGTGCTGTTGCCAGGCGGATGGTGACCAGAGCCCTGGGGCTGCAGGCACGGGAGAGAGTGCAGCGATATTGA